Proteins from a single region of Macaca fascicularis isolate 582-1 chromosome 5, T2T-MFA8v1.1:
- the DCAF16 gene encoding DDB1- and CUL4-associated factor 16, with the protein MGPRNPSPDHLSDSESEEEENISYLNESSGEEWDSSEEEDSMVPNLSPLESLAWQVKCLLKYSTTWKPLNPNSWLYHAKLLDPSTPVHILREIGLRLSHCSHCVPKLEPIPEWPPLASCGVPPFQKPLTSPSRLSRDHATLNGALQFATKQLSRTLSRATPIPEYLKQIPNSCVSGCCCGWLTKTVKETTRTEPINTTYSYTDFQKAVNKLLTASL; encoded by the coding sequence ATGGGTCCTAGAAATCCCTCTCCTGACCACTTGTCAGATTCAGAAagtgaggaagaagaaaacattagcTACCTAAATGAGAGTTCTGGGGAAGAGTGGGATTCCTCTGAAGAAGAGGACTCCATGGTACCCAACTTATCGCCTCTTGAGAGTCTTGCCTGGCAGGTTaagtgccttttaaaatattccacAACTTGGAAACCTTTAAATCCTAATTCCTGGTTGTATCATGCTAAACTCTTGGATCCAAGCACACCAGTCCATATACTTCGAGAGATAGGTCTAAGACTCTCCCATTGTTCCCACTGTGTCCCCAAACTGGAACCAATTCCTGAATGGCCCCCTCTGGCCTCTTGTGGAGTCCCACCTTTTCAAAAGCCTCTTACAAGTCCCAGCCGGCTCTctagagatcatgccactctaaATGGAGCACTGCAATTTGCCACCAAACAGCTAAGCCGAACATTGAGTAGAGCCACTCCCATACCTGAATACCTAAAACAGATCCCTAATTCTTGTGTTTCTGGGTGTTGCTGTGGCTGGCTGACTAAAACAGTTAAGGAAACAACTCGTACTGAACCCATCAACACTACTTATTCTTACACTGACTTCCAAAAGGCAGTTAACAAACTCCTAACTGCATCACTGTAA